The proteins below are encoded in one region of Sulfitobacter sp. SK012:
- a CDS encoding gamma-glutamylcyclotransferase → MSMWVFGYGSLLWNPGFDVAESVVGTMPGYARSFCMRSIHHRGTVEDPGLVLALDPQPDDVCEGIALRVAQGQEDTTLAYLRERELISSAYVEKNCTVTLTDGREVNALVYVIDETHVQYCGGLPLEEQAQIISRAVGGRGPNTEYLYNTADHLEKIGLHDPGLEWLATRVRALTS, encoded by the coding sequence ATGAGCATGTGGGTATTTGGCTATGGCAGCTTATTGTGGAATCCGGGTTTTGATGTCGCCGAAAGCGTCGTTGGAACCATGCCCGGATACGCACGATCTTTTTGCATGCGCTCAATTCACCACCGCGGCACCGTTGAGGACCCCGGATTGGTGCTTGCCCTTGATCCACAACCTGATGACGTTTGTGAGGGGATCGCCCTGCGCGTAGCGCAAGGCCAAGAGGACACAACGCTTGCTTATTTGCGCGAACGCGAGCTCATTTCGTCGGCCTATGTGGAAAAGAACTGCACCGTCACATTGACGGATGGGCGAGAGGTTAACGCCTTGGTCTATGTGATTGATGAGACCCACGTTCAATATTGCGGCGGGCTCCCGTTAGAAGAGCAAGCACAGATCATCTCAAGGGCGGTTGGCGGGCGCGGACCTAACACCGAATACCTCTATAACACCGCGGATCATCTTGAAAAAATCGGTTTACATGATCCGGGGTTGGAATGGCTGGCCACGAGGGTGCGCGCTTTGACGTCATAA
- a CDS encoding biopolymer transporter ExbB, which yields MAQPAREATPQFSQPVRQISLMLIVLALSCLGAFIALPRVLPIFEANPYLNGFIIFVFFIGVLACFYQVFQLIGSVKWIERFAADHGNSGAVPPPLLAPLASLLRTRGARMQVGASSTRSILESVATRIDEAREITRYIVNLLIFLGLLGTFYGLATTVPAVVDTIRSLAPQDGEESVDVFNRLMTGLEAQLGGMGVAFASSLLGLAGSLVVGLLELFAGHGQNRFYQELEDWLSSITRVGFSSGEEAGGEQGGALAAVVDHMAEQMEALQVMFARSDDSRAGVDGRIGALAEAVERMTAKLGRKDGSQAALEKIADGQERVIAALESQGGDDVDGRIGALAEAVERMTSTLGRKDDSRAALEKIAEGQERVVAALEGHDGGEGMDAESRMRLRSIDVQMLRILEEISAGRQESMAELRKDMSKLTRALTPPRRPDEEER from the coding sequence ATGGCGCAGCCAGCCCGCGAGGCAACACCGCAGTTTTCGCAACCGGTACGACAGATTTCGTTAATGCTGATTGTCTTGGCGCTATCGTGCCTTGGCGCCTTCATCGCATTGCCGCGTGTTTTGCCGATCTTTGAGGCCAACCCGTATCTTAATGGGTTCATCATCTTTGTCTTTTTCATCGGTGTTTTGGCGTGTTTCTATCAGGTGTTTCAGCTGATCGGATCGGTTAAATGGATCGAACGCTTTGCTGCAGATCATGGCAATTCGGGTGCCGTACCGCCGCCGTTGCTGGCCCCGTTAGCATCGCTTTTGCGCACGCGCGGCGCAAGAATGCAGGTCGGTGCCAGCTCTACTCGATCGATTTTGGAATCCGTTGCGACCCGCATTGATGAGGCACGTGAAATCACGCGATACATTGTCAATCTATTGATTTTCCTTGGACTTTTAGGGACGTTCTATGGACTTGCGACCACGGTTCCCGCTGTTGTCGATACCATCCGCAGTCTTGCGCCGCAGGACGGTGAAGAAAGTGTCGATGTTTTCAACCGCCTTATGACGGGGCTTGAGGCGCAGTTGGGCGGCATGGGCGTGGCGTTTGCATCCTCATTGCTTGGTCTTGCGGGATCATTGGTTGTCGGACTTTTGGAACTCTTTGCAGGGCACGGACAGAATAGGTTTTATCAAGAACTCGAAGACTGGCTCAGCTCAATCACGCGGGTTGGTTTTTCCAGCGGCGAAGAAGCGGGCGGCGAACAGGGCGGCGCGCTGGCCGCGGTCGTTGATCACATGGCAGAGCAGATGGAAGCGTTGCAGGTGATGTTCGCGCGCTCTGACGACAGCCGTGCGGGCGTCGACGGACGCATTGGTGCGTTGGCCGAAGCGGTGGAGCGGATGACCGCAAAGCTGGGCCGCAAGGACGGCTCTCAAGCAGCGCTTGAAAAGATAGCCGATGGGCAAGAACGAGTGATCGCCGCTCTTGAAAGCCAAGGCGGCGATGATGTGGATGGCCGCATAGGTGCGTTAGCCGAAGCGGTGGAGCGGATGACGTCAACGTTGGGCCGCAAGGACGACTCACGAGCGGCACTTGAGAAGATAGCCGAAGGTCAAGAACGGGTGGTCGCCGCTCTTGAAGGGCATGATGGCGGTGAGGGTATGGACGCCGAAAGCCGGATGCGTTTGCGGTCGATTGATGTGCAGATGCTTCGGATACTTGAGGAGATCTCCGCCGGACGTCAAGAAAGCATGGCGGAGCTGCGCAAGGACATGTCCAAGCTGACCCGTGCGCTAACGCCCCCCCGCAGGCCTGACGAAGAGGAGCGCTGA
- a CDS encoding peptidoglycan -binding protein, giving the protein MALSRRTGARFQASIWPGFVDAMTGLLLVLMFVLTIFMIVQFVLTERISGQETELDVLSNEVAALAQALGLEQSERSNLEARVGALSTELGTVEDRAAQQILQIAALTAQRDTGLANLAQAQTQITGFEAQVAALLADRQDAQTRAVTLLAEREDARTRAAALLQERDGALADVANLQTAQTELLSEQEALNAALASSRSETDAATEVARLAAARREALSALVEDLRARNADANDEAARLSAQAQAAQEALSELEIARLADAAAAQALRDRLEGAGTELTAMTLALEAQRKDAEDTLTLLAAARAAEGELDARLAAALAEAGTLQTRIDETEAEKTTRLKALRAELAKAVAAQQAAEAAAGETLTTADQRAALLAQAQTELAKEQETSLAAQRQTELLNQQVAALRIQLGDLQGLLDGAVAEDASKQVELQSLGSQLNTALARVAAEQSRRAELEAAERKRLEAQAIDLQAQTKDLEQYRSEFFGQLRDVLGNQEGVRIEGDRFVFSSEVLFPPGGAILSTEGQGEIAKVASILSAVAADIPNEIDWVIRVDGHTDDQPLSGFGEFADNWELSQARALSVVKYMSNFLGIPPDRMSANGFGQYQPVARGDSDEARARNRRIELKFTEK; this is encoded by the coding sequence ATGGCCCTGTCGCGACGCACAGGCGCGCGGTTTCAGGCCTCTATTTGGCCGGGGTTTGTGGATGCGATGACTGGGCTGTTGCTGGTGCTGATGTTCGTCCTGACGATTTTTATGATTGTGCAATTCGTTCTGACAGAACGGATTTCTGGCCAAGAAACTGAGCTTGATGTTTTATCAAACGAGGTTGCGGCGCTTGCCCAAGCGTTGGGTCTTGAGCAATCTGAGCGCAGCAATCTTGAGGCTCGGGTGGGGGCTCTTTCCACCGAGCTTGGCACCGTTGAGGACCGCGCCGCACAGCAAATACTACAAATCGCAGCGCTCACTGCGCAGCGTGACACCGGTTTGGCAAACCTTGCACAGGCGCAGACGCAAATAACTGGGTTTGAGGCTCAGGTGGCCGCGTTGTTGGCCGACCGTCAAGATGCGCAAACCCGAGCAGTAACGTTGTTGGCCGAGAGAGAGGATGCACGAACCCGCGCAGCAGCGCTACTGCAAGAACGCGATGGTGCATTGGCCGATGTGGCCAATCTGCAAACCGCACAAACTGAATTACTGAGCGAACAAGAAGCATTGAACGCGGCCCTTGCCTCCAGTCGAAGCGAGACCGATGCTGCCACAGAGGTTGCCCGCCTTGCCGCTGCCCGCCGTGAGGCGTTGTCAGCTTTGGTCGAAGATTTACGGGCGCGCAATGCGGATGCAAACGACGAAGCTGCGCGGTTGAGTGCCCAAGCACAGGCGGCACAAGAAGCGTTGAGTGAGTTGGAAATCGCGCGGTTGGCTGATGCCGCGGCAGCGCAAGCCCTGCGGGACCGGCTTGAAGGTGCGGGCACTGAGTTGACTGCGATGACCTTGGCGCTTGAGGCACAGCGCAAGGATGCCGAAGACACGCTGACGCTTTTGGCGGCGGCGCGCGCGGCCGAAGGTGAGCTGGATGCGCGTTTGGCCGCTGCATTGGCCGAAGCAGGCACATTGCAAACGCGCATTGATGAAACTGAGGCTGAAAAAACGACCCGATTGAAAGCGTTGCGCGCAGAGTTAGCTAAGGCGGTGGCTGCACAACAGGCTGCCGAAGCGGCGGCTGGCGAAACCTTGACGACCGCAGACCAGCGCGCGGCATTGCTGGCGCAAGCACAAACCGAATTGGCAAAAGAACAAGAGACGTCGTTGGCGGCACAGCGCCAGACGGAGCTGTTGAACCAGCAAGTTGCCGCACTGCGCATACAGCTTGGCGATTTGCAGGGTCTGTTGGATGGGGCCGTTGCCGAGGACGCGTCCAAGCAGGTGGAACTGCAATCGTTGGGATCGCAGTTGAATACTGCCCTCGCGCGGGTCGCAGCAGAGCAAAGCCGGCGGGCGGAACTTGAAGCCGCAGAGCGCAAACGTTTGGAAGCGCAAGCAATAGATCTTCAAGCGCAGACGAAAGATCTGGAACAATATAGGTCGGAATTCTTTGGTCAGCTGCGCGATGTTCTGGGCAATCAGGAAGGCGTGCGGATCGAAGGGGACCGTTTTGTATTCTCATCCGAAGTGTTATTCCCGCCCGGCGGCGCGATCCTGTCGACGGAAGGCCAAGGCGAGATTGCCAAGGTTGCAAGCATCTTGAGCGCAGTTGCCGCAGATATCCCCAATGAGATCGACTGGGTCATCCGGGTCGATGGGCACACCGATGATCAGCCTCTGTCTGGCTTTGGCGAGTTTGCGGATAACTGGGAACTAAGCCAGGCGCGCGCATTATCGGTCGTGAAATATATGTCAAACTTCCTCGGAATACCGCCGGACCGCATGTCCGCAAATGGCTTTGGTCAGTATCAACCGGTCGCGCGCGGTGACAGTGATGAGGCCCGCGCCCGAAACCGGCGCATTGAATTGAAGTTCACTGAGAAATAA
- a CDS encoding M23 family metallopeptidase has protein sequence MRRGLIAALSLAAPAVAGDLSLISPIDCNLVSDCYIQQYVDHDRSDAASDFTCATLTYNGHKGTDFALPSRARIDEGVSVIASAQGTVLALRDGMPDTGLTPQTAEAVKNSECGNGVVLSHPDGWETQYCHLKQGSIQVTKGQKVAAGAVLGEVGMSGFAEFPHVHLSVRKDGEVIDPFDPDGRISCDTPADSTLWASPPPYRPAGLISLGISGAVPEYQDVKDGTTTPAKSSSSALVVYAYAFGPRSGDTLRLSFSGPEGVVIEKDVALKKDQAQSFRAIGKKRGGSSWPDGTYSGIASLIRNGTPLDTRTISITMP, from the coding sequence ATGCGCCGCGGCCTCATCGCCGCGCTCTCCCTCGCCGCACCTGCTGTGGCGGGGGATCTTTCGCTGATCTCCCCGATTGACTGCAATCTGGTCAGTGATTGCTACATTCAGCAATATGTGGATCACGACCGGTCAGATGCCGCGTCGGATTTCACCTGCGCAACGCTCACCTACAACGGCCACAAAGGCACCGATTTCGCGCTCCCATCTCGCGCCCGTATAGATGAGGGCGTCTCGGTGATCGCCTCCGCACAAGGCACCGTGCTCGCCCTGCGCGACGGCATGCCCGATACAGGCCTCACGCCGCAAACGGCAGAGGCCGTCAAGAATAGCGAATGCGGAAATGGCGTCGTCCTGAGCCATCCAGACGGCTGGGAAACTCAGTATTGCCATCTCAAGCAAGGCTCCATTCAGGTCACCAAAGGTCAAAAAGTCGCGGCGGGCGCCGTGCTGGGCGAGGTTGGCATGTCAGGCTTCGCGGAGTTTCCGCATGTTCACCTCTCGGTGCGCAAAGACGGTGAGGTCATTGATCCGTTCGATCCCGACGGCCGCATCTCTTGCGACACACCAGCGGACAGCACATTGTGGGCAAGCCCACCCCCCTACCGTCCCGCCGGCCTCATCTCGCTCGGCATTTCTGGCGCGGTCCCTGAATATCAAGACGTCAAAGACGGGACAACAACACCGGCCAAATCCAGTTCCTCAGCACTTGTTGTCTACGCTTATGCCTTTGGCCCCCGCTCCGGGGATACCTTACGGCTGTCATTCAGTGGCCCTGAGGGGGTTGTGATCGAAAAAGATGTGGCGCTCAAAAAAGACCAGGCGCAGTCCTTTCGTGCCATTGGTAAAAAACGCGGAGGTTCGAGTTGGCCCGATGGCACCTATTCAGGAATAGCATCGCTGATACGGAATGGCACGCCGCTTGACACCAGAACCATCTCGATCACCATGCCCTGA
- the clpA gene encoding ATP-dependent Clp protease ATP-binding subunit ClpA — translation MPSFSTTLEQAIHAALALANARRHEFATLEHLLLSLVDEPDALQVMKACSVDVSELRDTLVEFIDEDLSNLVTDVDGSEAVPTAAFQRVIQRAAIHVQSSGRTEVTGANVLVAIFAERESSAAYFLQEQDMTRYDAVNYIAHGVAKDPAYGESRPLSGAPEHEEEAQGVTEGEKKESALAKYCVDLNEKSRQGEIDPLIGRDSEVERCIQVLCRRRKNNPLLVGDPGVGKTAIAEGLARKIVAGEIPHVLSETTIYSLDMGALLAGTRYRGDFEERLKAVVTELEAHDDAVLFIDEIHTVIGAGATSGGAMDASNLLKPALAGGKLRTMGSTTYKEFRQHFEKDRALSRRFQKIDVKEPSVEDATKILKGIKPYFEDHHGIKYTADAIKTSVELAHRYINDRKLPDSAIDVIDEAGAAQHLVIASKRRKTIGTKEIEDVVAKIARIPPKNVSKDDVVVLKDLETSLKRVVFGQDNAIDALASAIKLSRAGLREPEKPIGNYLFTGPTGVGKTEVAKQLADTLGVKLLRFDMSEYMEKHAVSRLIGAPPGYVGFDQGGMLTDGVDQDPHCVLLLDEMEKAHPDVYNILLQVMDHGKLTDHNGRSVDFRNVVLIMTSNAGAAEQAKEAIGFGRERRTGEDTAAIERTFTPEFRNRLDAVISFDALPKEVIMRVVEKFVLQLEAQLMDRNVTIELSTKAAEWLGEKGYDSKMGARPLGRVIQEYIKKPLAEELLFGKLAKGGVVKVGVKKGEIDLVIDGPDKPRLSGNKPPLLTAE, via the coding sequence GTGCCTTCATTCTCTACTACTCTTGAGCAGGCCATTCACGCGGCCTTGGCCCTTGCCAATGCACGCCGTCACGAATTTGCCACGCTAGAGCACCTGCTTTTGTCGTTGGTCGATGAGCCCGACGCATTGCAGGTGATGAAAGCCTGTTCCGTCGATGTATCCGAACTGCGCGACACGCTGGTGGAGTTCATTGACGAGGACCTGAGCAATCTGGTCACCGACGTCGATGGCTCAGAAGCGGTGCCAACGGCGGCGTTTCAGCGCGTGATCCAACGCGCTGCGATCCACGTGCAAAGTTCTGGCAGAACCGAAGTGACCGGGGCCAATGTGCTGGTCGCAATCTTTGCCGAACGCGAAAGCAGTGCGGCTTACTTCCTGCAAGAGCAGGACATGACTCGGTATGATGCGGTCAATTATATCGCCCACGGCGTCGCCAAAGACCCCGCCTATGGTGAATCGCGTCCTCTTTCTGGCGCGCCTGAGCATGAAGAAGAGGCGCAAGGCGTTACCGAAGGTGAGAAAAAGGAATCCGCACTGGCAAAATACTGCGTGGATTTAAACGAGAAATCTCGCCAGGGTGAAATTGACCCGTTGATCGGACGCGATTCCGAGGTTGAGCGTTGCATTCAAGTACTCTGCCGCCGCCGCAAGAATAACCCGCTTTTGGTGGGGGATCCGGGCGTAGGCAAAACTGCCATCGCAGAAGGGCTCGCTCGCAAAATCGTAGCGGGCGAAATCCCGCATGTGCTGTCCGAAACGACGATCTATTCGCTCGATATGGGCGCGTTGCTTGCTGGCACGCGCTACCGCGGCGATTTCGAGGAGCGGCTGAAGGCGGTCGTGACCGAGCTTGAAGCGCACGACGATGCGGTGTTGTTTATCGACGAAATCCATACCGTTATTGGTGCAGGGGCCACGTCAGGAGGCGCGATGGATGCGTCCAACCTGCTGAAACCCGCGCTTGCGGGCGGCAAACTGCGCACCATGGGTTCTACGACCTACAAGGAATTCCGCCAGCATTTTGAGAAAGACCGCGCGCTGAGCCGTCGTTTCCAGAAAATTGACGTCAAAGAGCCGTCGGTTGAGGATGCGACTAAGATTCTCAAGGGAATTAAGCCCTATTTCGAGGATCACCACGGCATCAAATACACCGCCGATGCGATCAAAACCTCCGTTGAGTTGGCGCACCGCTATATCAACGATCGCAAGCTGCCCGATTCAGCGATCGACGTGATCGATGAAGCAGGTGCAGCACAGCATTTGGTCATTGCGTCTAAGCGCCGCAAAACCATTGGCACCAAAGAGATCGAAGATGTTGTGGCAAAAATTGCGCGCATCCCTCCGAAAAATGTCTCCAAGGATGATGTGGTCGTGCTGAAAGATCTGGAAACTTCGCTCAAGCGCGTGGTGTTTGGTCAAGACAACGCGATTGACGCGCTGGCCTCTGCGATCAAGCTTTCCCGGGCTGGCTTGCGCGAACCCGAAAAGCCAATCGGGAACTACCTGTTCACAGGCCCCACCGGCGTCGGCAAAACCGAGGTCGCCAAACAGCTTGCTGATACGTTGGGTGTAAAACTTCTGCGCTTTGACATGTCCGAATATATGGAGAAACACGCGGTAAGCCGTCTGATCGGGGCCCCTCCCGGCTATGTCGGGTTCGACCAGGGTGGGATGTTGACAGACGGGGTCGATCAAGACCCGCATTGCGTGCTTTTGCTGGACGAGATGGAAAAGGCGCACCCGGATGTCTACAATATCCTGTTGCAGGTCATGGACCATGGCAAGCTCACAGATCACAACGGTCGGTCCGTCGATTTCCGCAATGTTGTGCTGATCATGACGTCAAATGCGGGCGCTGCTGAACAAGCGAAAGAAGCCATCGGTTTTGGCCGCGAGCGTCGCACGGGCGAAGACACAGCTGCAATTGAGCGGACGTTCACGCCGGAATTCCGCAACCGTCTGGATGCCGTCATCAGCTTTGATGCACTGCCCAAGGAAGTCATCATGCGTGTGGTCGAGAAATTCGTGCTGCAACTTGAGGCGCAGCTGATGGACCGCAACGTGACCATTGAACTAAGCACAAAAGCGGCCGAGTGGCTGGGGGAAAAGGGGTACGACAGCAAGATGGGTGCCCGTCCTTTGGGTCGCGTGATCCAAGAGTACATCAAAAAGCCTCTGGCCGAGGAGTTGCTGTTCGGCAAGCTCGCCAAAGGTGGTGTGGTCAAGGTTGGCGTTAAAAAGGGCGAAATTGATCTGGTGATTGATGGTCCTGACAAGCCCCGCTTGTCGGGTAACAAGCCGCCACTGCTGACCGCGGAATAA
- the gloB gene encoding hydroxyacylglutathione hydrolase — MPFELITIPCLSDNYAFLLRDGESGAVAVIDVPQAAPIKAELAARGWTVSQIWLTHHHDDHVMGLDALLADFPAPVYGARADAHRLPKLDHQLADGDKFELGALEVDVLDVSGHTIGHIAFHVPGAHAAFTADSLMALGCGRLFEGKPAQMWESLQKLMALPANTQICSGHEYTASNANFALTVDPDNPELMSRCRAIADARKNGVPTVPSLLSLELQTNPFLRPADTGIRAHLGLQNATDAEVFAEIRARKDNF; from the coding sequence ATGCCCTTCGAACTGATCACCATCCCCTGTCTGTCAGACAATTATGCCTTTTTGCTGCGCGACGGTGAAAGTGGCGCTGTTGCAGTCATTGATGTGCCCCAAGCGGCCCCAATCAAGGCCGAATTGGCGGCGCGCGGCTGGACCGTCAGTCAAATTTGGCTCACGCATCATCACGATGATCACGTGATGGGATTAGATGCGCTGCTTGCTGATTTCCCAGCACCTGTATACGGCGCGCGCGCAGATGCCCACCGCCTGCCCAAGCTGGATCATCAACTCGCAGATGGGGACAAGTTTGAGCTGGGTGCGTTGGAAGTTGATGTGCTGGATGTTTCGGGGCACACCATCGGGCATATCGCGTTTCACGTGCCGGGTGCTCATGCCGCGTTTACCGCGGATAGTCTAATGGCATTGGGATGTGGTCGCCTCTTTGAGGGCAAGCCCGCTCAAATGTGGGAAAGCCTGCAAAAGCTGATGGCCCTGCCCGCCAATACGCAGATTTGTTCGGGCCATGAATACACTGCATCTAATGCAAATTTCGCCCTAACGGTTGATCCCGACAATCCTGAGCTTATGTCTCGGTGTAGGGCGATCGCCGATGCACGCAAAAACGGCGTGCCCACGGTGCCGTCGCTTTTGTCACTGGAACTGCAAACCAACCCGTTTTTGCGCCCCGCCGATACAGGCATACGTGCACACCTAGGGTTGCAAAACGCCACCGACGCGGAAGTTTTCGCCGAAATCCGCGCCAGAAAAGATAATTTCTAA
- a CDS encoding methyltransferase domain-containing protein — MHLDVQDLRNFYYRSALGRAAQKSLRGRMLELWPEAQGQTVVGFGFAAPLLRPYLKNARRVMTLMPGPQGVMPWPAGMANTSVLTEETLWPIETGHVDKLVVLHGLETSERPSDLLEECWRVLGPGGRALFIVPNRAGVWARRDRTPFGYGRPYSIGQLDTQLRKHQFLPERHLGALYQFPSAKRVWMKSGPLFEQIGSKIPSIVAGGAFMVEATKLVYPPKGRVQRKPVRRVIGVLEGVPKAI; from the coding sequence ATGCATCTCGACGTTCAGGACCTGCGCAATTTTTATTACCGCAGCGCCTTGGGCCGAGCAGCGCAGAAATCTCTGCGTGGCCGGATGCTTGAGTTGTGGCCAGAAGCGCAGGGCCAAACAGTCGTTGGCTTTGGTTTTGCCGCCCCATTGTTGCGCCCATATTTGAAGAACGCGCGCCGGGTGATGACGTTGATGCCCGGACCACAAGGGGTGATGCCGTGGCCTGCGGGTATGGCCAATACGTCCGTTCTGACCGAAGAAACCTTGTGGCCCATCGAAACTGGTCATGTCGACAAACTGGTGGTTTTGCACGGGCTTGAGACATCCGAGCGGCCCTCGGATTTACTTGAGGAATGCTGGCGGGTGTTGGGGCCGGGGGGGCGTGCGCTCTTTATTGTGCCCAACCGTGCAGGGGTTTGGGCACGGCGCGACCGCACGCCATTTGGCTATGGTCGCCCCTATTCAATCGGCCAGCTCGACACCCAATTGCGCAAACACCAGTTCCTGCCTGAGCGGCATTTGGGTGCGCTCTATCAATTTCCCTCCGCCAAGAGGGTTTGGATGAAATCTGGCCCATTGTTCGAACAAATCGGCAGTAAAATACCTAGCATCGTCGCAGGGGGCGCGTTCATGGTTGAGGCCACCAAGTTGGTCTACCCCCCCAAGGGCCGCGTTCAACGCAAACCCGTGCGCCGCGTCATTGGCGTATTGGAAGGTGTGCCCAAGGCAATTTAG
- a CDS encoding helix-turn-helix domain-containing protein translates to MTLLFGCVWFFMSNSLPLVHLQLLRPLLGGLKACGIDPAPVLESVGLTQSAVDQEGSSVHVMVMHHFTENCATAAKDRTFCATIGSQLDPTGWPMVQKAFQQATTLGDFLNIYVAQANKYASSSTPYVEVRGEMASFGETRKFEPLIKPAQNDGFMIGLKMAMLERVLGDVKEPERVILSLCDPSVLPKSFDRYQALRGDNMGPRIRFPSEWLSYSIAFGAGEVAAMSGNKEKQLGHFLAGFRELLRQNICSRNLNASKAAELIHMTPRSLARRLSVWDTSISKELARAKFDYAKDALDGSDLSIDQIALNLGYTHPSNFARAFAKEEKMSPTRFRSRQRD, encoded by the coding sequence ATGACACTTCTCTTCGGTTGTGTGTGGTTCTTTATGTCGAATTCATTGCCTCTAGTTCATCTTCAACTCCTCCGTCCACTCCTGGGGGGGCTTAAGGCATGCGGCATCGACCCAGCACCTGTTTTGGAGAGTGTCGGATTGACACAAAGCGCCGTTGATCAAGAAGGCTCGTCGGTTCATGTCATGGTCATGCACCATTTCACCGAAAACTGTGCGACGGCTGCCAAAGACCGAACGTTCTGCGCGACTATCGGCTCCCAGCTGGATCCTACCGGTTGGCCGATGGTGCAAAAGGCCTTTCAACAGGCAACAACACTTGGCGATTTCTTGAACATCTACGTGGCGCAGGCAAACAAATACGCCTCATCTTCAACGCCTTACGTAGAAGTTCGAGGAGAGATGGCCTCGTTCGGAGAAACACGCAAATTCGAACCCCTTATCAAACCGGCGCAAAACGACGGCTTTATGATTGGCTTAAAAATGGCCATGCTGGAAAGAGTGCTGGGTGATGTCAAAGAGCCGGAGCGGGTTATTTTGTCGCTTTGCGACCCGTCGGTGCTGCCAAAGTCTTTTGACCGATATCAGGCGTTGCGGGGCGATAACATGGGCCCTCGAATTCGGTTTCCATCAGAATGGTTGTCATATTCCATTGCCTTTGGCGCTGGCGAAGTCGCAGCCATGTCGGGCAACAAAGAAAAACAACTCGGCCACTTTCTCGCCGGGTTCCGTGAGCTGCTGCGTCAGAACATTTGCAGCAGAAATCTTAATGCCAGCAAAGCTGCTGAACTCATTCACATGACCCCCCGCTCCCTTGCGCGTCGATTGTCTGTTTGGGATACAAGCATTTCCAAAGAGCTCGCGCGGGCAAAGTTCGATTATGCCAAAGATGCGCTGGATGGCTCCGACCTATCCATAGACCAGATAGCGCTGAATCTTGGGTATACTCACCCCTCGAATTTCGCACGTGCTTTTGCCAAAGAAGAAAAAATGAGTCCGACACGCTTTAGGTCCCGCCAACGCGACTAG